The DNA segment ACCATGGCAGATTCCGGTCCCCCAGAAAATACGCCTCTGAGTTTTGGCTCGCCTTCCGAGCCAGCACAAAACCGCAGCCAAGAAGGCCCACCAAATAAGCTCCTACTATCCAATAGTCGACGGATCCCATGCCTCACCACCCTAGCACGTCCGTCAAGAAAGACACGCTCTAGTGCTGGTTCCCCTTCCGGTACTGCAAGGGTGACACTCCCATGATCCGCTTAAACACGCGCGAAAAGTAATACGGATCCTCGTAACCAAGAGCCATCGCCACCTCTTGTACCGCCATGTCACTAAAATCCAAATACTGGCACGCACGTTGGATCTTCAGCCGAATGAAGTAGTCGATCGGCGCCTGGTCCATGCGCTTTTTGAACAAGCGGCAGAAGTAGGTGCTCGAAAGCCCAACCTCTCTGCTCAGGTCCGCTAGAGAAATCGACTCTTCGACTCGCGCTTTCATTATTTCCAAGGAACGATCGATCGCTCGACCCTCTCCTCCCAAGTCAAAGCGGCGGCGATAAACCATGTCGCCAAGAAGGTGCCACAGCCGGGCATTGGCAAAAGAATAGGCCTCTCTCGAAGCCTCCTGCTCCAAGTCGGAAATCGTCTGCTGGAACAGTTGCAGCAACTCCCGGCGGGGAGAGAGCAATATCCCCGTTCCGAAACGGCCATCGCACAAGCGCTCCGCCATCAGACTCGATTGCTCGCCCTTGAAATGCACCCAGTATATCTCCCAGGATTCGCCCAATCGATTTCCGTAAGCATGGGCTTCGCCGGCGGGCAAGACCACGAAGCTGTGACGCTTCAAGCTCTGACGCCGATTCCCCAAGCGACACCATCCCTCTCCTCCCACGCAATAAATCAGCACGTGGCTCTCCAGCGGCGACTCCCGCTCGACGCGATGCTTGTCCACCGGCGGGTAAAATCCGATGTCCGTCAAGTAGAGCTGCCTCGACATCTGCCCCTCAGCGAAACTGCGCTCCAGATCCGCCGGAATACGGATCAGCTTTTGTCCGCGAAACCCCTCCATGCGCGTGAGCGCGTCATCGGAGGAAGCAGGGCTCTCTGGTTCCGCTTCGTTTAAGTTATCCATAACTAGAATGGCGTACAACTAGGACAATTTATTCCAATCCTTGTCCACCAGAAAACGATCTGAATTCCGCTTCGAGAGCGACCCCCTCCTGAGAACAGGTCCAAAATCCCTTTATTATAAGCTGATAGCAAATCCATCAAAGCCCGAAAACATGCCTTGAACAGGAGGACCCTCGCTAATTGAGCAAGAACGACATTTCATATTGAGGTGATAAAAGTCAAATACACATCCAAATACTCATTTATACATCACTCCATGTAATAGTCTCTCTGAACTTCTCTTTCTGTGCAAAATAATCCATTAGAATCCAATTGATCGTCCATTCAGTTTTTCTGCAACAAGAGTTATGCTAGCCACCGACCGCCCCCCAATAAACCTCGATTCAGGCTGCCGGATATCGCTCAACGCGAAAGGTCTCCCGTCGGTCAACACCTGCCACCCCACGCCCATCGAGTTAAACAGGCTCACAAAAACCCATGAAACCTATGCAAACTCAAACCAAACTGAATACCTCCAGCACGAGTATCCCGCTCTTGCGTGGGATTCTATGCCCCTTAGCAATCCTTTCCCTGCCGCTGTTTTCCTTTGCCCAAGAAAGCGAGGAGGATGAGGTCTTCGAACTCAGCCCCTTCACCGTCGACGGATCGGAAGACTCCGGCTACCGCGCGTCCAACACCCTCGCCGGCACCCGCCTGAACTCCGAGATGAAGGACGTCGCCGCAACCGTTACCGGTTACACCGAGCAATTTCTCGAAGACATCGGCGCCACCGACCTCAAGTCCATCCTCGCCTACTCTCCCAGCGCCGAGCTCGACATCGGCGACAACAGCCAGAATCCCGGCGGCAACAACGTCGTCGACTCCCGCCCTGCCGCGAATTTCCGCGTGCGTGGACTCGGCTCGACCCGCGCCCAGAATTTCTTCAACTACGGCATGCCGATCGACGTCTACAACATCGGACGTCTCGACGAGTCCCGCGGCCCCAACTCGCTATTGTTCGGAGTCGGCGAAGCCGGTGGTATCATTAATTCCACTACAAAGCAGGCTGGCATGAATCGAGATTTCGCCCACCTGCAACTCCGCTTCGGCTCCGAGAACTTCAAGCGGGCGAGCGCCGATATCAATCAGGTCATCATCGATGACAAATTCGCAATCAGAACCAATTTCCTCGTCGAGGATTCGGACGACTGGCGCTACAACCTCGGTGAAGAGGATCGCCGCGCCCACATCGCGGGAACCTTCAACTTCAATCAAAACGCGAAGTTGCGAGCTGAATACGAGATCGTCTCCCAAGACGACATCGTAGGTCGCCCCTACCAGATGCGCGACGACTACTCGCAATGGGACGGCACCTTGCTGCAAAGCGGCCACTGGAACGCCGTGACTCCTGGCATCAATCGTAGCCAGTGGTGGGGCGCTCACGTCCTCAACTACGTCGGTAACGACGGCACTGTCGTCGACACCAAGTCTCAAATGAGGACCGACAACTGGTTCTACGAAGCCGCCGACTATTACAACAACAACTACACGACCTGGTGGCGCGAAGCGCAATCCGCGTCCGCGGTGGCAGATCCCGACGTGGTCCCCACCTCCGTCGTTACCTCCGGTACAGGTGGTAAACGTTTCCTCGACCTCGAGGTTCTCTCCGCCTACTACGAGCAAAAGATCGGCGACGACTTTTTCCTCGAACTGGCAGCCCGCCACCAAGACTCCGAATGGGTTAGCCACTGGAGCGGAAACTCGGAAATCCGCCGCGATCCAAACGCCAATAGCCTCGGCGGCGCCGAAAATCCCTACGCGGGCCAATACTACCTCGAAGGGGGCTGGGACCGTCGCACCAGAGACATTTCGGAAAACACCCTGCGGGCAACGGCTTCCTACAAGCTCGACCTAGAGAACTCACGCCACAACTTCGTCGCCATGGCGTCCATCGCCGAAGAAAAGGTCAAGTTC comes from the Pelagicoccus enzymogenes genome and includes:
- a CDS encoding helix-turn-helix domain-containing protein — protein: MDNLNEAEPESPASSDDALTRMEGFRGQKLIRIPADLERSFAEGQMSRQLYLTDIGFYPPVDKHRVERESPLESHVLIYCVGGEGWCRLGNRRQSLKRHSFVVLPAGEAHAYGNRLGESWEIYWVHFKGEQSSLMAERLCDGRFGTGILLSPRRELLQLFQQTISDLEQEASREAYSFANARLWHLLGDMVYRRRFDLGGEGRAIDRSLEIMKARVEESISLADLSREVGLSSTYFCRLFKKRMDQAPIDYFIRLKIQRACQYLDFSDMAVQEVAMALGYEDPYYFSRVFKRIMGVSPLQYRKGNQH